Genomic segment of Nostoc commune NIES-4072:
GGCTCTCTCAAACTCAGTACCTCTGCCATAAATCCCCCTGTCAATAGGGTTTGAGACGCGCTAACCCTGGTACTTTAAGAAGAAGTAGTAAAACAGCTTTCTGTAATCTATTTACTCTCAAACAAATGCTGGAATTTTTACGTCAAACTATAGACCGCGACTATGGGGTAGTTAATGAAGTGTGTTTGACGTAGGACTGACTTGGGTTGATTCTGGGAGGTGATTCATAAGTTTCCTTTATGATTTATCAAAACAGCTCAACTTTTTTAGACTCCGAGCAAACTGTATCATACACTACTTTTTTTGACGATCGCAAAACTTTTCGGTCTACTGTCCTTTGCTTGACGGTAACGCTGCTCTAACTCGGTTAATGATAAATGTGGCTCTATACTAATATGTTTTGGCATTGATACGGTAGATGCTTGCAGCAGAGGGTATATATTGATTTTACTATGGGTGTGCCACCGGACATGATATCATAGGTTTTCCTCGCCGCCCCGATTACCTTCACGCCTCCCCGGTGTGTGCCAACTTCAGTCAAGCTCACACAGCTAAAGCGGGTAAGGGTATTGAAACGGCTGATGATCTGAGTGCAGCGATCGCTATTGCTGAAGCCATCCGACAGTTGCAGCCACGGGTGTTTACGCTGGAGAATGTCCTGCGTTATCAGAACAGTCAGAGTTTCAGTATTATCCTGTCAGCCTTGGAACTTGAGGGGTACTCGGTCGATTACAGCGTGGTCAGCATGGACAAATTCGGATTACTCCAGGCACGTCGGCGGTTAGTTCTGGTTGCCAGTAGGGGGTTTCGCGTTGCCTTACCTTCGGGTGCTACACCTTGTGGTTGGTATACAGCGATCGCGCATCTCATTAAACAGAAACTAT
This window contains:
- a CDS encoding DNA cytosine methyltransferase, encoding MGFPRRPDYLHASPVCANFSQAHTAKAGKGIETADDLSAAIAIAEAIRQLQPRVFTLENVLRYQNSQSFSIILSALELEGYSVDYSVVSMDKFGLLQARRRLVLVASRGFRVALPSGATPCGWYTAIAHLIKQKLSITEVSYLVGFQSQSHFAKVFRKHVGITPLAYQRQIS